The Gordonia iterans DNA window ACTGGCTCACAGGAGAACTCTACGACGATCCGTCGGGAGTTCTCCGCGACAGGCGCAACGCTTGTCCCTACTGTGACTGAGAAGCCGGGACAAGGCACCCCTCGCCAATCAGCAATCAGCAATCAGCAAGGAGGACGTGTGCACGTGACTTCAGACCGAGCGGACGCCCGTCGCCTGCAGGCCTTTGTCGCTCTGCCCGAGTTCGTACTCCACTCTCTGATCTTCTTCAAGGGTGCGGAAGCCGTTCCCCTCGATCTCGGTGTAGTGAACGAACACGTCGCGGTTCCCGTCGTCAGGCGCGATGAAGCCGTAGCCCTTCTCCGCGTTGAACCACTTCACAGTTCCCTGTGCCATCTACTGCATTCCTCTTCTGACTTCGCCGATTCCGCCGCAAGGCATCGCACCGGAGGCCCTTTGACCGAGACCAGCTAATCATGCCGCCACGGTCAGGAACACCGTTTGATTCGCCTCCCTGAGTCGACGAGTCGCGCTCTACGCCGAACTCCAACCGGTCGCCCACGTCCTTCGCCAACCGAAAACAGGATATTCACTGCCATGCGAATTCACTCCCTTCTAGCGGTTCCCCTCGCCACCGCGCTTCTGCTCACCACCGCCTGCGGCTCCTACTTCGACTCGCCAGAAGACACGACAGCCGGCGCCAAGAGCCCTGTCGCGTTGAGCGCCGACGCAGCGTGCGAAGGCCGTACCGACTGCACCCCCGTCGGCAACGCTGACGTCGACGGGGACGGCCGTCTCGATGCGGTCGGCCAAGTCGTCGCCGGTGACGACCGCGTCGTCGTGGTGCACCTCGCCGGCGGCGCCACCGGATCTCTGGAGGTCGACGGCGACCTTCTACCCGCGCAGTCCACTCTGGTCGACGAGCCGCTCGAGGCGTATCGACTCGGGATCGGCTCCGCGGCACAGATCGTCGTGCCGGTGAGCTCCGGCTCCACCTCGATGCACTTCGCCGTTCTGGCCTGGCGCGACGGTGAGCTCTCGCGTCTCCAACCACCCGGATCGTTGCTCCGGCCCAGCGACGGCGGCTTCTCGCTCTGGTCGTTCCGCGCGGGCGAGGGTGAGCGCTCGCGCGTGCTCTGCACCGCAGACGGCATCGCGGTCGGCGAGGCCAAGACCCCGTATGGCGGCGAAACGGCCGGGCCGTCCACTCGAACTGCCTACAAGTACCAACGATCCATGTCAGGAACGGGGCACGGCACCGATTACACGATGACGAGTCAGCCCGAGAACGTCTCGCCGGAATCGATCACCTCGCCGCCCGGCACCGAGTTCTTCGCCTGCACCTCGATGCTCGAAAAGGACGCGAAGAGTCCGCAACGGAGCACAGCGAGCCCCGCCCCGACTGCGACCACAGCGGCATGCGAATCGCAGGATTCCGGCAACGACGCCCCGAAGGTCGACGCGGCGGTCGCCAAGACTCCTGCCCCGGAGAACCTGTCGTGGCTGGATCAGCGCGAAGGCAACTACGACCCCTGCCTGGATTTGAGCTACGTGGTCGTGAACTCGGGGATGACCGTCTCGTCCGCCGGCGCGGTTCTCCTGTTTCACAAGGGCGACTTCGTCGGCCCGTCGACCCCGTGCTTCGGCCCGCTCGGTCAGGTGAACGGCGACGGCACGAGGGTCACGGTGCCCTACCGGTGGTTGGTCGACGACGAATCGTTCGCCGACATGAAGGGTCGGGCCACGGTGACTTACCGATGGGAGAACGGACGGGTCGTCCCCGACGGGTCGCTCCCGCCGGAGCGTGCCGCCTCGTTGAAGTGCTGAGTATCCCGCAGGGCCGCGCCTGGCCGGATCTCCCCGCTCAACCCCGAGATCCGCATCGATAAGATGGAACGCCGGGCGCGACTACGGCGAGGTGCACGACGATGGAGCAGGTGACGTACGGCACCGAGTTGCTCGGCCGCACCCTCGCCGGCGCCGATCCCGAGGTCGAGAGCCCGCTTACACACACCGCGGTGATCCCCACGCGCACAGCCGAGTTCGCCGACTGGCCCGAGTGGGTCCCCGCAGCGGTGCGGGAGGCGTTCGCCGAACGCGGGATCGCCACGCCGTGGCGGCACCAGGTGGAGGCCGCCGAACACGCGGCCGCCGGTCGGCACGTCTCGCTGTGCACCGGCACCGCGTCCGGCAAGTCGCTCGCCTATCAACTGCCGATCCTCACCCGTTTCGCCGATGACCCGCACGCGACCGCGCTGTACCTCTCCCCGACCAAGGCGCTCGGCACCGACCAGCTCCGCGCGGTGTCCCAGCTGATCGCGGGCAGACCGGAGTTCAGCCACCTGCAGCCGTGCATGTACGACGGCGACACCGAGCAGGAGCTCCGGCAATGGGCGCGCCTGCACTCGCGGTGGATCTTCACCAACCCCGACATGCTGCACCTCGGCATCGCGTCCACCCACGCCAAGTGGCGGCAGTTCTTCGCCAAGCTCACGTTCGTCGTGGTCGACGAATGTCACCACTACCGCGGGGTCTTCGGTTCGCACACCGCACTGGTGCTGCAGCGGATCCTCCGCATCGCCCGGCAGTACGGCGCCGACCCGGTGGTGATCGGGGCGAGCGCCACCGTCGCCAACCCCGCCGAGGCGCTCTCCCGGCTGATCAACAGCCCGGTCGAGGCCGTCACCGAAGACACGTCGCCGCACGGAGAGCGGACCGTCGCCCTGTGGGAGCCCGGTTTCCTGGACGAGCAGCACGGCGAGAACGACGCCCCCGTCCGGCGCCCCGCCGCCGCCGAGGCCGCGCGCCTGCTCGCCGACTTCGTGATCGAAGGGGCGCGCACGCTGTGCTTCGTCCGCAGCCGCCGCGGCACCGAGATCACCGCCCTGCGCGCGCAGCAACTCCTCGCCGAGTCGGCCCCGGCGCTCGCCGGCCGCGTCGCGGCCTACCGCGCCGGCTACCTGGCCGACGACCGCCGCCGACTCGAACACGCTCTCGCCGACGGCGAACTGCTCGGCGTCGCGACCACCAACGCACTGGAACTCGGCGTGGACATCAGCGGTCTGGACGCCGTCATCGTCGCGGGCTATCCGGGCACCGTCGCATCGTTCTGGCAGCAGGCGGGCCGGGCGGGCCGGCGCGGCGAGGGATCGCTCGTGGTCCTTGTCGCACGCGACGACCCGCTCGACACCTACCTGGTCCACCATCCGGAAGCCCTGCTCGACCGCCCGGTCGAGGCGACCGTCACCGATCCGACCAACCCGTACATCCTCGGCCCACACATGCTGTGCGCGGCAACTGAACTGCCGCTGACGGAAGCCGACGTCGAGGCCTTCGGCGCACACGACGTGGTCGCCACGCTGACCGAAGAAGGACTGCTGCGCCGACGCAAGGCGGGCTGGTACCCGGCACCCTCGACCAACTCCGGCACCGGGGGACCGCACGCCGACATCGACATCCGCGGCGGCATCGGCGGCCAGGTGCTGATCGTCGACACCACCACCGCGCGACTGCTCGGCACTGTCGACTCCGCCCGCGCCAAACGCGCCGTCCACCCCGGCGCCGTCTACCTCCATCAGGGAGAGAGCTTCGTGGTCGACGAACTCGACCTCGACGAGTGCCTGGCACTGGCGCACCCGGAAGAACCCGACTGGACCACCTCGGTGCGCGAGAACAGCGAGGTGGAGGTGCTCGGCCTACCCTGTTCGCAGAGTTTCGGCCCGCTGACGGTGGCGCTCGCCGATGTCCTGGTGACCGAAGAAGTGGTCGGCTACCTGCGTAAAGCGCTGTCCGGTGAGATCCTCGACTCGGTCAGCCTGCACCTGCCGGCCGAACGACTCGAGACCAAGTCGGTGATGATCACTCTGGAGCCGGACGCCCTGATCGCGGCCGGAGTCGCGCCGGACAAATTCCCCGGCGCACTCCACGCCGCCGAGCACGCCATGATCGGGATGCTCGGCTTGGTCGCGACCTGCGACCGCTGGGACATCGGCGGCCTGAGCACCAACGCCCACCCGGGCACCGGCCTGCCGAGCATCTTCGTGTACGACGGCTACCCGGGCGGCGCGGGCTTCGCCGAGCGCGGCTACGAGGCGTTCGGCGCGTGGGTCGCGGCCACCGCCGATGCCGTCACCGACTGCGCGTGCCAGGCCGGTTGCCCGTCGTGCGTCCAGAGTCCCAAGTGCGGCAACGGCAACGAACCTCTCGACAAGGCGATGGCGATCACAGTGCTGCGCCTTCTGTACCGGCTGTTCGAGTAGGAAGTCGTGCGCGGTGGCCGCGTTCAGCAGATCCGACGACCGGCCCCTACAACGAGGCCGCGACGGCGGCGGACTGGCGCGCGATCGCGAGTTCCTCGTTGGTCGGGACCACCAAGACCGCGACCGTCGAGGAATCCGTGGAGATACGACGAGGCTCGCCCGACCGGACGGCGTTCCGCTCCGGATCGATCTCGATGCCGTACATCTCCAGGTGCGCCAGCGCATCCGCGCGCACCGGCGCCGCGTTCTCGCCGACGCCCGCAGTGAAGACGATCGCGTCGACCCGGCCCAGCTCGATCATGTACGCCCCGATGTAATGCCGCAGCCGGTGCAGGTAGACCTTGTAGGCGAGTGCGGCGGCCTCGTCGCCGGCGTCGACCCGCTCCAGGACGGACCGGAAGTCGTTGTCGCCGCACAGCCCCTTGAGACCGGACTGCTTGTTGTAGAGGCGGTCGATCTGATCGATGGTCATCCCCTGCGAATTCGGCCCGCTCCCTTCGCTCCCGGCGGCGGCCACACGCGCAAGCTGGAAGGCGATGCCGGGATCGATGTCTCCGGTGCGGGTGCCCATCACCAGACCCTCGAGCGGAGTCATTCCCATCGACGTGTCGATGGGGCGCCCGCCGCGCACGGCCGAGGCCGACGCACCGTTGCCCAAGTGCAGCACGATCTGATTGACCTCGGAGACGGGGCGGCCCAGAAACTCCGCCGCCCGCCGCGAGACGTATTGGTGGCTGGTGCCGTGAAAGCCGTACCGGCGGATCGCGTACTCACGGGCGACCTCGGCATCGATCGCGTAGGTCGCCGACTCCTCGGGCAGGTCGTGGAAGAACGCCGTGTCGAAGATCGCCACCTGCGGCACGTCCGGGAGCAACGCCGACACCGCCTCGATGCCGACGAGGTTCGGCGGATTGTGCAACGGGGCGAGCGGCGCGATCCGCGCGATCTCGGCGAGCACCTCGTCGTCGATCACGGTCGGCGCGTGGAAGCTGCGTCCACCGTGCACCACCCGGTGACCCACCGCCGCCAACTCCGCACTGGCCAGATCGATGCCGTCCTCGTGTAGCAGCTCGGTCACCGCGGCGATCGCCGCACGGTGATCCGGAAGGGCGGTCTCGAGCACCCGCTCCCGGCCGCCCGCCTCGTGCTTGATCCGCGGCGTATCCTCGCCGATCCGCTCGGCGAGGCCGTCCGCATAGACGTCCTCGGTGCGCGGATCGACGAGTTGATACTTCAACGACGACGAACCGGCGTTGATCACCAGGACGGCGCCGGGTGCGATGTCAGTCATTCGGACTCCTCGAGGGGAAATGGGTGGTCTCGACTCCGCTCGACCATCGAAGGGGACTCGACCATCGAAGGGGGCTCGACCATCGACGAGGACCCGACCATCGACGAGGACCCGACCATCGACGCCCCGACCGGCAACGAGGACTCCACTACGCGGTGGCTCCGGCGTCGGCGACGGTGGCGGCCTTCTTGTTGTTCTGCGCCTGGATGGCGGTGATCGCCACGGTGTTGACGATGTCGGAGACCAGCGCGCCGCGGGAGAGGTCGTTCATCGGCTTGTTCAGCCCCTGCAGCACCGGGCCGATGGCGATCGCGCTCGCGCTGCGCTGCACCGCCTTGTAGGTGTTGTTGCCGGTGTTGAGATCCGGGAAGATCAGCACCGTCGCCTGGCCGGCCACCGGGGAGTCCGGCATCTTGGTGCCGGCCACCGACGGATCGATGGCGGCGTCGTACTGGATCGGGCCTTCCACGAGCAGTTCCGGCGCCCGTTCGCGGACCAGTTCGGTGGCCTTGCGCACCTTGTCCACATCGGCGCCGCTGCCGGAGCCGCCGGTCGAGTACGAGAGCATCGCCACGCGCGGGTCGATGCCGAACGACGCCGCGGTGCCCGCCGACGAGATCGCGATGTCGGCCAATTCCTCCGCCGTCGGATCCGGGACGACGGCGCAGTCGCCGTACGTGAGGACTTTGTCGGCCAGACACATGAAGAACACGCTGGACACCGTGGCGACGCCGGGCTGGGTCTTGATGATCTCGAACGCCGGGCGGATGGTCTGCGCGGTGGTGTGGACCGCACCCGACACCATGCCGTCGACCATGCCGGTGTGCAGCATCATGGTGCCGAAATACGACTCGTCGCGCACGATCTCCTGCGCACGATCGAGCGTCATGCCCTTGTGCTTGCGGAGTTCGGTGTAGATCTCCGCGAACTCGTCGACCAGCTTGCTGGTGCGCGGGTCCAGGATGTCGACCTCGGAGAGGTCGATACCGAGTTCCTCGGCACGACGGCGCACCGCGTCCTCTTGTCCGAGAATCGTCAGCTGCGCGACGCCGCGGCGCAGCAGCCGCCCGGCGGCGCGCAGGATGCGGTCGTCGTCCCCTTCGGGGAGCACGATGTGCTGCCGATCGGACTTCGCCTGTGCGAGCAACTGATACTCGAACATCTGCGGCGTCACCACCTCGCTGAAGTGGAGGTTCAGCTCGGCGAACAGATCGTCGGCCATCATGTGCCGCTCCATCAGAGACAGCGCGGCGTCGATCTTGCGGACCGATCCAGCGGCGATCCGCCCGCGCGTGGTGGAGCACAGGCGTGCGGTCTCGTACGTGCCGTAGTCGCACTGCAGGATCGGCAGCGTGGGCCGCAGGCCCTTCACCAGCGCGTCGATCATCGGATGGGGCTTCAGTCCGCCGTTGAGAATGATGCCCGCGAGTCGCGGAAAGCCCTGGGCCGCATTGGCGTTCACCAACGAGAGCAAGACGTCCGAACGGTCGGCGGGCGCGATCACCACCGTCGACTCGTTGAGGCGCTCCAGGATGTGCTCGACGGTCATGCCGCCGACCATCACGTCGATCGCCTCGCGGTCGAGCAGATCGGAGTCCCCGCTGTACAGAGTCGCATCCAGCGCCTCTTTGAGTTCCGCCATAGTGGGCGCGACCAGCAACGGCTCTTCCGGCAAAGCCCAGGCGAGACAGCCTGTTTCGGCGATAGACGCAGCCACCTCGACGAGCTGGTGCGGATCGCAGCGGTTGGCGACGACGCCGGCCACCACTCCGTGCGAGCTCGCGATGTCGCCCTCCAGCAGCTCCACCAGCGACTTGATCTCCGCCGGCGACCGGCCCAGCGCCTTGACCACCAGCAGCACCGGCGCCGCCAGGTTGGCGGCGATCCGGGCGTTGTAGCTCAACTCCGAAGGCGCGGCGATGTCGGTGTAGTCCGAACCGAGGATCAGCACGTTGTCGCACTGCTCGGCGACGACGTGGTACCGCGACACGATCTCGCCGATCGCGGCCTCCGGGTCGGCGTGCACGTCGTCGTACGTGACGCCGATGCAGTCCTCGTACGGCAGGTCCACCGACGTGTACTCGACCAGCAGATCGAGAATGTAGTCGCGCTCACCGGCCGCCGCCCGCGAGATCGGCCGGAAGATCCCGACGCGGCCTCCGGTCGCGGCGAGCCGCACAAGCACGCCGAGCGCGACTGTGGACTTTCCGGTGTCGCCCTCCGCCGAAGCGATGTAGATCCCGCGCGCGGACTGCGCCCCGTTGCCCGTCATGTGCTTCAGCGTAGTCGCGCCGGGGACCGGAATCAGCGCACTATCGCGCGCACGGCGAGGTTCGCGATCTGCTCGTCGCTCAGCGCACTCTGCGGCACCAGCATGCAGCAGTACACCGTCCGCACCATGAACTCGACGCCCCCGCGCGCATCCGGGTAGAGAGCAGCAGCCTCGTCGTCGTCGAGTTCCTCCAGCGTGGCCTCCACGATCATCTCGATCAGCGTCGGCCCCTCGGAATCCCGTGCGGTCACCAACGCTCCGACGATCACGTCCGGCTCGTTGGCCAGCACATACTGCAATGCGTCGTGTTCCCGGATGTACCGCAGCGCCTCCACCACACGCTTGTGGACACGACGTGAGACGTCCGCCTCGTCGGCGCCCCACTCCACGATCTTCTCGCGCATCAGACCGAGCTCGCGCTGGACGATGGCCGCGACCAGGGCATCGCGCCCGCCGAACATCCGGTACGCGGTGGCCCGGGCGACACCGGCCTGCCTGGCGACCGAGGTGAGACTGAGCGCTCGCGCGCCGACGTTGGAGATCAGGCCGACGCCGACGTCAACCAGCCGATCTCTGTCCATCGCTACCGCGGGTCGTCGATGATGTGCACGGCCGCCTCCTCGGCGGACGCTCCGGCACCGTCGACCCCGCTGTCGTGTGCCAGCAACTGTGCGTCGCGATCCACACCGACGCCCTCGTCGGGTGCCACCAGGCGTCCCGCGCGGCGGTCTCCGACCTCGTCGGCAGACGGAAAGTCCGGGTCGCGCTCGGCGTCGGCCGGTTCTTCGTCGAAGACATCGGGGACCTCTTCGGCGAGGCGCTGATCCAGATCCTCGTGCTCGGGATGCTCGGCGGGGCGATGATCGGGCGGCGAGTAGCCGCGGTCGAGGACGTCGGACAGCTCGTGGTCGGCGAGCGTGTCGTCGGGCTGCAGCTGATCGGCTTCGTATGCGCCGTCGTTGTCGGCATCGACCAGGTCGTCGGCATCTCTCATGGATTCAACTCTATCGGCTCAGCGGCGCCAGGATTCGTACGCGCGCGGATCCTCGACCGGTTCCAGGTGAATCGTCACAACGAGGCCGGGCACGTGGTCCCGTAATGCGCGCTCCACCTCCTCGACGGCGTCGTGCCCGCGCTGCACCGTCCACGCCCCGGGCACCAACATGTGCAGCTGGACGAATCGCAATCGGCCCGACTCGCGGGTGCGCACGTCGTGGAAGTCGACGCCGTCGACGCGAAAACGGTCGAGCACTTCGCCGATCGCGGACTGGTCGGCGGCATCCAGGGCGGCGTCCATCAGCCCGGCCGTGGAACGGCGGATCAGCAAGAAGCCGACGACGAGGATGTTGATCGCCACGGCGATCGCGACGATCGCATCCAGTTGCACCCATCCGGTGAGCGCCACCAGACCGACTCCGACGATCACGCCGGCCGTCGTCCACACATCGGTCAGGAGGTGTTTGCCGTCGGCTTCCAGGGAGATCGACCGATGCTGCCGCCCCGCACGCATCAGCAGCACGGCGACCACGCCGTTGAGCAACGCCGCCACCACCGAGATCAACAGACCGATGCCCAGCGACTCCAATTCCCGCGGGTGCAGCAGCCGGTCGATCGCGGTATACATGATCAAGCCGGCGGCGACGACGATCATCACGCCCTCGATCACGGCTGAGAAGTACTCGCTCTTGGCATGCCCGAAGTGGTGGGAATCGTCCGCGGGCCGTGCGGCGATCCGCAGGGCGACGAAGGCCACGACCGCGGCGACCAGGTTCACCACCGACTCGGCCGCGTCCGACAGCAGACCCACCGAACCGGTGATCAGCCACGCTCCGCTCTTGAGCGCGATGGTGGCGATCGCCGTCGCGATGCTGAGCAGCGCCCATCGACTCAGGTCCGTGCCTGACGTGTGGTCCATGTGAGCATCATGGTCTAGACTTCGCTCGACCAGCAAGAAGACTCGCTCGACCAGCAAGAAGACTCGCTCGGCCGCCAAGACTCGCTCGGCCGGCGAGGGCGCCGGGGCGAGACGTGGCGGGGAATCCGTCTCGTTTTCGTCGACGGCTCCCCCGAAGACCCGGCACCGGGCATCCTGGATGCATGCTCGACGAGCTGGAGGCCCAGGCCCGCGAGTACTACGCGGCAGGCGAGTACGACCACGCGCTCGCCGACTTCTCCGTGCTCCGCGAGGTCCGCGCCCGGCGCGAAGGCCCCTACTCGGTCAAGTACTTGCGCGCCCTGCACGACAGCGTCCGCTGCATGCGGCACTTGCGGCTCTGGCAGGACACCGACCTGCTCTGCCGCGAACTGCACGGCAAGTACGTGCGTACCCACGGCCGCGGCGAACCCGACACCGTCGACGTCGCCAAGCACTGGGCGTGGGCCATGCTGCACCTCGACGCGGTCAACGCCGCCGTGGATCTGTATCTGCGGACCGCCGACGCCGTCTGGGACACCGACCCGTCGACGGCACGACGACTCCTCGGTGCCGCCGCCGTGCACACGCCGCGCATCGCGGAGGTTCCCGACGACGCTCTGGCCGGCCTGTCGCTGACCCACACCACCGAGCTCGCGGACTCGCTCCGCCGGCTGGCCGACCGTCTCGGAACCGACTCCGGCGCCGCAGCATCGATCGACTTCGACGGCGCGACGCCGGTGTAGGTCCCGACCGGCGGACGGGTTCGCGCTGCCGGTACTACGCGTCGAGCGTGCCGGCTCCGCCGGCCGCAGCGGGCTTCTTCGGCATGCTCACCAGGCTGGCGATGCTGACGATGATGAGCATCAGCCCGAGCAGCCACATGAGTGTCGGCAAGGTGCTGCCCGGTGAGAAGACCAGCATGACGATGCCGGCGAGCACCGAGATCACTCCGCCGACGATCGTCAGCCAGCGCGGGGCGAGGGTCGCGGTGGCCGACGAGCCGAAAACATCCTGGAATCCGCTGAAGATCCAGCCGACGCCGATGAAGATCGCCAACATCCACCAGGCGTCCGCCGGGCTGATGATCGCGATGACACCGCAGAACACCATCAGAATGCCGAGCACCAGCATCAGCATGCGCATGCCGAAGCCGACCCCGGTGGTCGCGAAGGCGAAGAAGAGCCGGAAGAAGCCCGCAGCCACCAGTGCGATGCCGAACAGCAGGCCGGCGATGAACACCGTCACTCCGGGCCACACCATGATCAGCAGACCCAGGACGATGCCCAGGATCGAGGTGAAGAGGACGCCGGACCGCACGGCGTTCACGGCCTCGTCGGGCAGCGCGGGGCGAATGTCGTTGTTGATCATGGGAAAAGCGTAGACCGCAACTGCGGTCCCCGGGGGCGGCAGGCTCGAAACTGCCGGCCGCGTCGGTCCAGGTCTACCCGAGTTGTGCCTGCAACTCGTCGATCTCGGCCTGCTGCGAGTCGACGATCTGCTGCGCCAGCTTCTTCATCTCCGGGTTCTCACCCTCGGCGAGCTCGGTCTTGGCCATCGCGACCGCGCCCCTGTGATGGGCGATCATCATGGTGATCCACTCCCGGTCGAACTCCGGCCCGGAGAGCTTCTCCAGATTCGCCATCTGCTCGGGTGTCATCATGCCCTCCATGCCGCCGTGGCCGGCGTGGTCGTGCGCGGAGTCGGTGCCCGGCACCGGCTGCCCCCACGCCTTCAGGGCCTCGGCCATCTGATCGATCTCCGGCTGCTGTGCATCCTTGACCTTCTGCGCGAAACCGATCAGCCAGGCGTTCTGGGTCCGTGACGGCACCAGGTCGGCCATCTCGACCGCCTGCGCGTGGTGGGGGATCATCATCGTCGCGAACTCGACGTCAGCCGAGTTCGCCTGCGGCGCCACCGAAGTGGGCGAGCCGGAGGCCGTGTGCGAAGAAGCGCCGGGAGCCGAGTGATCGTCGTGCCCGTCGTCCGACGACCCACAGGCGACGAGCAGTCCGACCGCGGCGGCTCCCGCGACGGCGACGGTGAGGCGGCGGACGAGTTTTGTCTGGTTCGCGTTCATGCCTCCCATTCTTACCGCGCGAGCGACCCCTCGGCCACCGCCTCAGCGACGGCCTCCTCGCGCTCGGCCTCCTCATCGTCGTGCCTGGCCTGCTTGCGAGGCTGGACGTAGCGCTTGTCCACCCAGGTGACGGTGCCGACCACGGCGGCCGCCAGTCCCCAGCCGAGAATGATGTCGAACACGTAGTGCTCGGCCGTGTAGACCAGAGCGAAGGCCATCACCAGTGCGTAGCCCATGAAGAGTGTTCGGCCCAGCGCCTTGGTCCGCGGCCACATGAAGAGCACGAGCATCATGGTGAGACCGGCGTGCAGCGACGGAATGGCCGCCACCAGGTTCGATTTGCCCTGTCCGCCCTTGATCAGCTTCTCGGCCTGGTGGATGCCCAGGACGTTCCAGCCGCGGGCCGAAATGCGCTCGACGTACGGCTTGGCATCATCGTGCCGCGGATCGACCTGTCCGAGCAGGTTGTCGGGCACCGCGCCCTCCGGCTGATACATGCACGGCGGATCGTGCGGATAGCCCTGCACCTCGGCCGCGGTGCACTTGGCGGCCGCCCATGGCGGCGCGGCGGGTACCAGCGTGTAGCCGATGAGGCCGATGAAGCTGGTCGCGATGAAGCACACCGCGAAACGCCGCCAGACCGCCCGATTCTTGACCCACAGCGCCGCCGCCGTCGCGTACGGGACGATGAAGTACGACATGTAGACGAAGCTGACCAGGATCTCCCACCACGGCGGTTCGGGCAGCTTGATGTGCGACTGGAGCCACACGGTCGGGTTGACCCCGAACAACCACGCGTCGACGTCGGCCGCCAGGTGCCAGTGCGTCGGCATGTCCAGCCACATCGCGATGTTGCGCGTCCAGTCGTACAGCATCAGGATCAGCACGAACGGCAGCCAGTCGATGATGACCGTGATGGCGCGACGCCGGCCGATGGTGGCAGCCGCCATGCCGAAGGCGAGGATCAGGATCAGCCGGGTCCGGTCGAAAGCGATACCGCGGCTGGCCACCTCGAAGACCACGAACGCGGCCCAGAGCAGCAACAACGACCGGCGGATCCAGACCAGCCGCCGGTCGGTCTCGTCGACGACCCGAATCGGCTCCGCGTCGACGGCGTCGTCGCCGGTCGCGTCAGCCGGAGTGCCGTCGACCGGAGTGTCGTCTGCGGAGACTTCCGGCATCCCCGTGGTCATCCTCGACGCCGCCGCGGCACCGCCGACGGCGGTCCGGCTGTCGTCGGCCACCCCGACGTCGGTCGGTTCCACCTCGTCGGCCGGCGAGGCCGGACTGTCCACACTCACGTCGTCGTGCTCCTGCAGGTTCGTGCAGCCCGGAGGTCCTGCGGGCGCAAAAGTCACCGTTCACCTTAATGTCGGCACGGATTCACGCCGACGCCGCCTGGGGTCAGGGTACCCGCGAATCGGACA harbors:
- a CDS encoding DUF5709 domain-containing protein; translation: MRDADDLVDADNDGAYEADQLQPDDTLADHELSDVLDRGYSPPDHRPAEHPEHEDLDQRLAEEVPDVFDEEPADAERDPDFPSADEVGDRRAGRLVAPDEGVGVDRDAQLLAHDSGVDGAGASAEEAAVHIIDDPR
- a CDS encoding cation diffusion facilitator family transporter; its protein translation is MDHTSGTDLSRWALLSIATAIATIALKSGAWLITGSVGLLSDAAESVVNLVAAVVAFVALRIAARPADDSHHFGHAKSEYFSAVIEGVMIVVAAGLIMYTAIDRLLHPRELESLGIGLLISVVAALLNGVVAVLLMRAGRQHRSISLEADGKHLLTDVWTTAGVIVGVGLVALTGWVQLDAIVAIAVAINILVVGFLLIRRSTAGLMDAALDAADQSAIGEVLDRFRVDGVDFHDVRTRESGRLRFVQLHMLVPGAWTVQRGHDAVEEVERALRDHVPGLVVTIHLEPVEDPRAYESWRR
- a CDS encoding HdeD family acid-resistance protein → MINNDIRPALPDEAVNAVRSGVLFTSILGIVLGLLIMVWPGVTVFIAGLLFGIALVAAGFFRLFFAFATTGVGFGMRMLMLVLGILMVFCGVIAIISPADAWWMLAIFIGVGWIFSGFQDVFGSSATATLAPRWLTIVGGVISVLAGIVMLVFSPGSTLPTLMWLLGLMLIIVSIASLVSMPKKPAAAGGAGTLDA
- a CDS encoding DUF305 domain-containing protein, translating into MNANQTKLVRRLTVAVAGAAAVGLLVACGSSDDGHDDHSAPGASSHTASGSPTSVAPQANSADVEFATMMIPHHAQAVEMADLVPSRTQNAWLIGFAQKVKDAQQPEIDQMAEALKAWGQPVPGTDSAHDHAGHGGMEGMMTPEQMANLEKLSGPEFDREWITMMIAHHRGAVAMAKTELAEGENPEMKKLAQQIVDSQQAEIDELQAQLG
- a CDS encoding phosphatase PAP2 family protein → MPEVSADDTPVDGTPADATGDDAVDAEPIRVVDETDRRLVWIRRSLLLLWAAFVVFEVASRGIAFDRTRLILILAFGMAAATIGRRRAITVIIDWLPFVLILMLYDWTRNIAMWLDMPTHWHLAADVDAWLFGVNPTVWLQSHIKLPEPPWWEILVSFVYMSYFIVPYATAAALWVKNRAVWRRFAVCFIATSFIGLIGYTLVPAAPPWAAAKCTAAEVQGYPHDPPCMYQPEGAVPDNLLGQVDPRHDDAKPYVERISARGWNVLGIHQAEKLIKGGQGKSNLVAAIPSLHAGLTMMLVLFMWPRTKALGRTLFMGYALVMAFALVYTAEHYVFDIILGWGLAAAVVGTVTWVDKRYVQPRKQARHDDEEAEREEAVAEAVAEGSLAR